One Peribacillus simplex NBRC 15720 = DSM 1321 genomic region harbors:
- a CDS encoding ABC transporter permease — MFYVSMFFQYVSQYMKTRLQYRADFFMEILSDLLNQVVNLVFILVVFGHTQFLSGWSREEIIFIYGFFLIPFALFSAFFNIWDFNDRYIVKGEMDRILTRPIHSLFQVILERIELEALFGVVTGLIIIFYSGISLDLQLTWYDPILFIIFAIGGALAYAAIFVAIASIGFWSDAKTSIMPMMYNIGNYGRYPVDIYNKVIRFVLTWVLPFAFVGVYPASYFLRKEEWYAYAFATPVIGVAFFVISVFIWNQGVKRYRGAGN; from the coding sequence ATGTTTTATGTATCGATGTTTTTTCAATATGTGAGTCAATATATGAAAACAAGATTGCAATATAGAGCCGATTTTTTCATGGAAATCCTATCGGACCTGCTGAATCAGGTCGTGAATCTGGTATTTATCTTAGTCGTTTTTGGACATACCCAGTTTTTAAGCGGCTGGAGCCGTGAAGAAATCATATTCATTTATGGATTCTTCCTTATCCCATTCGCCCTTTTTTCTGCCTTTTTCAACATCTGGGATTTTAATGACCGCTATATCGTCAAAGGTGAAATGGACCGGATATTAACAAGACCGATACATAGCCTGTTTCAAGTCATTTTAGAAAGAATCGAGCTAGAAGCGTTATTTGGTGTTGTGACCGGTTTGATCATTATATTCTATTCGGGGATTTCATTGGATTTGCAGCTTACTTGGTATGACCCGATTCTTTTCATCATTTTTGCAATAGGCGGGGCCCTAGCTTATGCAGCAATTTTCGTTGCGATAGCAAGCATTGGGTTCTGGTCGGATGCGAAAACATCCATCATGCCAATGATGTACAATATCGGGAACTACGGGCGATATCCTGTTGATATTTATAATAAGGTCATCCGTTTTGTCCTTACATGGGTGCTGCCATTCGCGTTTGTTGGTGTCTATCCGGCATCTTATTTCCTTAGAAAAGAAGAGTGGTATGCATATGCATTTGCCACACCTGTAATTGGGGTTGCCTTTTTCGTGATATCCGTTTTCATATGGAATCAGGGAGTGAAGAGGTACCGCGGGGCAGGGAACTAA
- a CDS encoding ABC transporter ATP-binding protein, whose amino-acid sequence MSDAIQVKQLRKEFKSASSRTGLKGAFRDLLTRNYKIVPAVNDINFTVKKGEMVAYIGENGAGKSTTIKMLTGILEPTAGEITVNGMNPHKEREKFTQTIGVVFGQRSQLWWDIAVQESFRLLKKVYKVTDEQYNDHMEHVIKTLDIGPLLDKPVRKLSLGQRMRCELAAALIHNPPLLFLDEPTIGLDVLVKMKIREFLKEINEKYNTTILLTTHDLGDIEALCERVIMLDEGQIIYDGELQSLKDNWAEEKQIHFQFIEPIALKELQSLALPFTANWVYDEKNQTYIALLKEESDHISQLVSAVVSHFKIKDIKIHETSIEEIVRNIYEEGTV is encoded by the coding sequence ATGAGTGATGCAATTCAAGTGAAACAGCTTCGGAAGGAATTTAAGTCGGCATCAAGCCGTACAGGGCTAAAGGGTGCCTTCCGGGATTTACTTACCAGAAATTATAAAATCGTCCCTGCCGTCAATGATATCAATTTTACTGTAAAAAAGGGTGAGATGGTAGCTTATATCGGGGAAAATGGTGCAGGGAAATCGACCACGATCAAAATGCTCACTGGTATTTTGGAACCGACAGCAGGTGAAATCACGGTCAATGGCATGAATCCGCATAAAGAAAGGGAAAAGTTCACTCAGACAATCGGAGTCGTATTCGGTCAGCGCTCACAGCTTTGGTGGGATATTGCAGTTCAAGAATCCTTTAGGCTGCTAAAAAAGGTCTATAAGGTAACGGATGAACAATATAACGATCATATGGAACATGTCATCAAGACGCTTGATATCGGACCTTTGCTGGACAAACCAGTGCGTAAACTCTCACTTGGTCAGCGAATGCGCTGCGAGCTTGCGGCAGCCTTGATCCACAATCCGCCTTTGCTGTTCCTGGATGAGCCGACGATTGGACTTGATGTACTCGTGAAAATGAAGATTCGTGAGTTCCTGAAAGAAATCAATGAAAAATATAATACGACAATCCTTTTGACTACCCATGATTTAGGAGACATTGAAGCATTATGTGAGCGCGTAATCATGCTTGATGAAGGACAAATCATTTATGATGGTGAATTGCAGAGTTTAAAAGATAACTGGGCTGAGGAAAAACAGATCCATTTTCAATTCATCGAGCCGATCGCATTGAAGGAATTGCAATCATTAGCGCTCCCATTTACCGCTAACTGGGTTTATGATGAGAAAAATCAAACATACATTGCCTTGTTAAAAGAAGAAAGTGATCATATTTCACAGCTTGTTTCGGCTGTTGTATCTCATTTTAAAATAAAGGACATCAAAATCCATGAAACTTCCATTGAAGAGATTGTTCGAAACATTTACGAAGAAGGCACTGTCTGA
- a CDS encoding acyl-CoA thioesterase: MIEKNVAHPTQQSLSFLTDLVFPPDTNHHNTIFGGKVMAYVDKIACISAMRHCRKPFVTASSDSFDFLAPIKTGDAINLEAYVTCAHRTSMEVFVKVERENLLTGEKQLTARAFLTMLAIDEDGKPTNVPQVIPETEEEKQQYIQAQARYIERKKKRN, from the coding sequence ATGATTGAAAAGAACGTTGCCCATCCAACACAGCAGTCACTGTCTTTTTTAACCGACCTTGTTTTTCCACCGGATACAAATCATCACAATACCATCTTTGGTGGAAAAGTAATGGCATATGTTGATAAAATAGCCTGCATTTCAGCTATGCGTCATTGTCGAAAACCCTTTGTGACTGCTTCAAGCGACTCTTTTGATTTTTTGGCCCCCATCAAGACAGGGGATGCGATCAACCTTGAAGCTTATGTCACCTGTGCTCATCGCACATCAATGGAGGTATTCGTGAAAGTGGAGCGTGAGAACCTATTAACAGGTGAAAAACAGCTTACCGCACGCGCTTTTTTAACGATGCTGGCCATTGATGAAGACGGTAAGCCGACAAACGTACCTCAGGTCATACCGGAAACGGAAGAGGAAAAGCAGCAATATATTCAAGCACAAGCAAGATATATTGAAAGAAAGAAAAAACGGAACTAA
- the metE gene encoding 5-methyltetrahydropteroyltriglutamate--homocysteine S-methyltransferase produces MGILKSSSLGYPRIGEDREWKRTLEAYWSGKIDEAEFTAQLKAIRLGNLQKQKKRGIDIIPVNDFTFYDQMLDMSVMFGLVPERYSAYEGGSVPLSVYYSMARGNNDEVASEMTKWFNTNYHYIVPELKLSQLTLTENKPLAAYREAKEKLGIETKPVLIGPYTFISLSKGFNKQEIPGIILSLLPLYTQILRELEQEGVKWVQMDEPSLVSSISKDDMQTVTYLYEKLNEAAPNLNIMLQTYFDAVEHYQEVIELQVQGIGLDFVHDKGRNLSNLEAFGFPKDKVLAAGVIDGKNIWLSDLSKKIQLIETLKKKVAEDQIWLQPSCSLLHVPVTVRNETALSKEVKEALAFADEKLEEITLLVKGNNQGFEAIAEKVDANKFTVQTLASSNARNHGSVQSNVEKVKTRTSGRQLPFKERYQKQQEFFKLPFLPSTTIGSFPQTLEVKQARGKFKRGEWTASQYETFVNEEIGRWIEIQEEIGLDVLVHGEFERTDMVEYFGHKLGGFVFLEKGWVQSYGSRCVKPPVIYGDIHFIEPMTVRESVYAQSLTKKTVKGMLTGPVTILNWSFVRDDTSRENVCYQLALALEKEVIALESAGIKMIQVDEPALREGLPLKKSDRDEYLNWAVNSFLISTSSVEDTTQIHTHMCYCDFNSFMDVISSLDADVISIETSRSHGELASAFEEKTYEKGIGLGVYDIHSPRVPAVEEMVDMIERGIKVLDKDQFWINPDCGLKTRGIPETVASLKNMVEAAKIVRENLLAKPTGK; encoded by the coding sequence ATGGGAATTTTGAAAAGCAGTAGTTTGGGTTACCCTCGAATCGGGGAAGATCGTGAATGGAAACGTACATTAGAAGCTTACTGGTCCGGAAAAATCGATGAAGCAGAATTTACGGCACAACTAAAAGCCATCCGTTTAGGCAACTTACAAAAACAGAAGAAACGAGGCATTGATATCATTCCTGTCAACGACTTCACTTTCTATGATCAAATGCTGGATATGTCCGTAATGTTCGGTCTTGTTCCTGAGCGTTATTCAGCTTATGAAGGCGGGAGCGTTCCCCTTTCCGTTTATTATTCAATGGCTCGCGGAAACAATGATGAAGTCGCTTCCGAAATGACGAAATGGTTCAATACGAACTATCACTATATTGTCCCTGAATTAAAACTGTCACAGCTGACTTTAACAGAAAATAAACCACTTGCAGCATATCGGGAAGCCAAGGAAAAGCTAGGGATTGAAACTAAGCCCGTGTTGATCGGACCTTATACTTTCATCTCCCTTTCCAAAGGCTTCAATAAACAAGAAATCCCTGGCATCATCCTGAGCCTGCTTCCCCTATACACGCAAATCCTGCGGGAGTTGGAGCAAGAAGGCGTGAAGTGGGTTCAAATGGACGAACCTTCTCTTGTTTCATCCATTTCCAAAGATGATATGCAAACTGTTACTTACCTCTATGAAAAACTGAATGAAGCAGCACCAAACCTGAACATCATGCTACAAACATACTTTGATGCCGTGGAACATTACCAAGAAGTCATCGAATTACAAGTCCAAGGAATCGGTCTTGATTTTGTACATGATAAGGGGAGGAATCTAAGTAATCTTGAAGCATTCGGTTTCCCGAAGGACAAAGTGCTTGCTGCAGGTGTGATTGACGGAAAAAATATTTGGCTATCTGATTTATCGAAAAAAATCCAATTGATCGAGACTCTTAAGAAAAAGGTAGCCGAAGACCAAATTTGGCTTCAGCCCTCTTGTTCCCTGCTTCATGTCCCGGTGACCGTTCGTAATGAAACCGCCCTTTCAAAAGAAGTGAAAGAGGCCCTTGCATTCGCTGATGAGAAACTTGAGGAAATCACACTCTTGGTCAAAGGGAATAATCAAGGCTTTGAAGCAATTGCCGAAAAAGTCGATGCAAATAAATTTACGGTTCAAACGTTAGCAAGTTCAAATGCACGGAATCACGGGAGTGTACAATCCAATGTCGAAAAGGTTAAAACCAGGACCTCCGGCCGTCAGCTTCCATTTAAAGAACGTTACCAAAAACAACAGGAATTTTTCAAATTGCCTTTTCTTCCTTCGACTACGATCGGTAGCTTTCCGCAGACACTTGAAGTTAAACAAGCACGCGGGAAATTCAAAAGAGGAGAATGGACCGCTTCGCAATATGAAACATTCGTTAACGAAGAAATCGGCAGGTGGATCGAAATCCAAGAAGAAATCGGTTTGGATGTTCTCGTTCACGGGGAATTCGAACGGACGGATATGGTTGAATACTTCGGCCATAAGTTAGGCGGATTCGTCTTTCTAGAAAAGGGTTGGGTACAATCCTATGGATCCCGCTGCGTGAAACCACCAGTCATCTACGGCGACATCCATTTCATCGAACCGATGACAGTCAGGGAAAGTGTATACGCACAATCCCTTACGAAGAAGACGGTAAAGGGAATGCTTACAGGTCCTGTTACGATTTTGAACTGGTCATTTGTCCGTGATGATACTTCCAGGGAGAATGTTTGCTATCAGCTGGCACTCGCTTTAGAAAAAGAAGTCATTGCATTGGAATCCGCTGGAATTAAAATGATTCAGGTTGATGAGCCTGCACTTAGAGAAGGTCTGCCATTGAAAAAAAGCGATCGCGATGAGTATTTGAACTGGGCTGTAAATTCATTCTTGATATCCACATCAAGCGTGGAGGATACAACCCAAATTCACACGCATATGTGCTATTGCGACTTCAACAGTTTCATGGATGTCATCTCCTCCCTCGATGCCGATGTAATTTCCATCGAAACATCCCGTAGTCATGGGGAGCTTGCTTCGGCATTCGAGGAAAAAACATATGAAAAAGGTATTGGCCTGGGTGTGTATGATATTCACAGCCCGCGTGTGCCGGCAGTGGAAGAAATGGTCGATATGATTGAACGGGGCATCAAGGTATTGGATAAAGACCAGTTTTGGATCAATCCCGACTGCGGCCTGAAAACAAGGGGTATCCCGGAAACCGTCGCTTCCCTGAAAAACATGGTCGAAGCAGCAAAAATCGTCCGTGAAAATCTTTTAGCTAAACCAACAGGCAAATGA
- a CDS encoding ABC transporter permease, which produces MGKYLAMIRMRFLMMLAYRTDYYTGILIYSINIGAYYFLWNAIYGEKSSIEGLSGMQMTTYVAVAWMARAFYFNNIDREIATEIKDGKVAIEMIRPYNYLGMKTMQGLGEGIFRFFFFSIPGMLLVAFIFPIELPHEPATWGIFGISLLFSFIINTQINLLTGITTFFLYNNAGLIRAKRVIIDLFSGLLLPISFYPIWAQEVMKYLPFQGISYVPSMIFTNGYSSGEIGMALLQQLIWCIILIIPIQLLWIVAKKQLIIQGG; this is translated from the coding sequence ATGGGGAAGTATCTTGCAATGATCCGCATGCGTTTTTTGATGATGCTTGCGTATCGAACGGATTATTATACCGGCATTTTAATTTATAGCATTAATATCGGTGCTTATTATTTCTTATGGAATGCGATATATGGAGAAAAAAGCTCCATCGAAGGACTTTCAGGTATGCAGATGACAACCTATGTCGCGGTTGCATGGATGGCGCGCGCTTTTTATTTCAATAATATTGACCGCGAAATCGCCACTGAAATTAAAGACGGCAAGGTCGCCATTGAAATGATCCGGCCTTATAACTATTTAGGCATGAAAACGATGCAAGGACTTGGGGAAGGGATATTCCGTTTCTTTTTCTTCTCGATTCCAGGAATGCTGCTGGTAGCTTTCATTTTTCCTATCGAATTGCCGCACGAGCCGGCTACGTGGGGGATATTCGGCATTTCCTTGCTGTTCAGCTTCATCATCAATACACAAATTAACTTATTGACGGGAATCACTACCTTTTTCTTATATAATAATGCCGGATTGATCCGGGCTAAAAGGGTTATCATTGATTTATTTTCCGGTCTGCTGCTGCCCATCAGTTTCTATCCGATATGGGCGCAGGAAGTGATGAAATATTTGCCCTTTCAAGGGATCAGTTATGTACCAAGCATGATTTTTACGAACGGGTACAGTTCAGGCGAAATTGGCATGGCGCTTTTACAGCAGTTAATTTGGTGCATCATTCTCATAATACCGATTCAGCTTTTATGGATAGTCGCAAAAAAACAGCTGATTATTCAAGGAGGTTGA
- a CDS encoding potassium channel family protein has product MTFYILIAGIIFCMVMSIRTLFLVESGGKKFSLEDMLWLGNLYATILVGFALIYLLYELQNHSVILDMGNRLDGTFYEQLKTSFYFSAMTMFSVGYGDIAPIGMGRMIATIQAFIGYTLPAAFVIRTVIDLEQKDRRDK; this is encoded by the coding sequence ATGACTTTCTACATCTTGATTGCAGGAATCATTTTTTGCATGGTGATGAGCATTCGTACGTTATTTCTTGTTGAGTCGGGAGGAAAGAAATTTTCTCTGGAGGATATGCTGTGGCTTGGCAATTTATATGCGACGATATTAGTTGGGTTTGCACTGATTTATTTATTATACGAGCTTCAGAATCATTCGGTGATTCTTGATATGGGCAATCGATTGGATGGCACTTTCTATGAACAGTTGAAGACTTCTTTTTATTTTAGTGCGATGACGATGTTTTCTGTGGGGTATGGAGATATAGCCCCAATTGGCATGGGCAGGATGATAGCTACCATTCAGGCTTTCATCGGGTATACACTGCCGGCAGCGTTCGTGATTCGGACGGTGATCGATCTGGAGCAGAAAGATAGGAGGGATAAATGA
- a CDS encoding D-2-hydroxyacid dehydrogenase produces the protein MLILSTVIPNEGIQTKMMEAFPELNFIYQKGWTDGPLREAEILITYGEDLTEEIIGKAANLKWIMVMSAGMELMPFKAIEERGILVTNARGIHKIPMAEYTIGMLLQYEKKLKLLMKNEKEELWDRKIEVGELNGKTMIVIGVGAIGGEVARLGKAFGMTTMGVNRSGKPVESIDYLYTMDNLLEAIPGADYIVSVLPSTDETKGFLQKEHFKVMKESAVFVNIGRGDLINDEELIEALDAGELSHAILDVFDPEPLGKGHPFWKMENVTVTPHLSSKSGEYLPRTFAIFEKNMREYMKAGKDFTNVIDLSRGY, from the coding sequence ATGTTAATACTTTCAACTGTCATTCCGAATGAAGGCATCCAAACGAAGATGATGGAAGCTTTTCCTGAATTGAACTTCATTTATCAAAAAGGATGGACGGATGGCCCGCTTCGTGAAGCGGAAATCTTAATTACATATGGTGAAGACTTAACTGAAGAAATCATTGGGAAAGCGGCGAACTTGAAATGGATCATGGTCATGAGTGCAGGGATGGAATTAATGCCATTTAAAGCCATTGAGGAACGTGGCATTCTGGTGACCAACGCAAGAGGCATTCATAAAATCCCAATGGCTGAGTATACGATAGGAATGCTTTTGCAATATGAAAAGAAATTGAAATTGCTTATGAAGAATGAAAAGGAAGAACTGTGGGATAGAAAGATTGAAGTAGGGGAATTGAATGGCAAGACTATGATCGTTATTGGTGTCGGTGCAATTGGAGGGGAAGTGGCTCGTCTTGGGAAAGCTTTTGGGATGACGACGATGGGAGTGAACCGGAGCGGGAAACCAGTGGAATCCATCGATTACCTTTATACCATGGATAATTTATTGGAAGCCATACCGGGAGCCGATTATATCGTATCAGTCTTGCCAAGTACGGATGAAACGAAGGGCTTTTTGCAAAAAGAACACTTTAAAGTAATGAAAGAATCTGCAGTATTCGTGAATATTGGCCGCGGTGACCTGATTAACGATGAAGAGTTGATCGAAGCCCTGGATGCTGGGGAATTGTCTCATGCCATCTTGGATGTATTTGATCCGGAACCTTTAGGAAAAGGGCATCCGTTTTGGAAGATGGAGAATGTTACAGTCACACCGCATCTATCAAGTAAAAGCGGAGAATATTTACCAAGAACCTTTGCCATTTTCGAAAAAAACATGCGTGAATACATGAAAGCTGGAAAAGACTTCACCAACGTAATTGACTTATCTAGGGGATACTAA
- the bcp gene encoding thioredoxin-dependent thiol peroxidase: protein MTVKIGETAPDFKLPANNGEMVSLSDFKGKYIVLYFYPKDMTPGCTTEACDFRDHNEQFEELNAVIIGISPDPAARHEKFIEKHGLPFLLLADENHEAAESFDVWQLKKNFGKEYMGIERSTFLIDKSGKVVKEWRKVKVKGHVEEALETLRDLEK from the coding sequence ATGACTGTTAAAATTGGTGAAACAGCACCTGATTTCAAACTCCCTGCAAACAATGGCGAAATGGTATCGCTATCGGATTTTAAGGGGAAATACATTGTTTTATATTTCTATCCAAAAGACATGACGCCAGGCTGCACGACGGAGGCCTGTGATTTCCGGGACCATAATGAGCAATTCGAGGAATTGAACGCTGTAATCATTGGTATCAGCCCAGATCCAGCGGCACGTCATGAAAAATTCATCGAGAAACATGGATTGCCTTTTCTGCTGCTGGCTGACGAAAATCATGAAGCGGCTGAATCATTTGATGTTTGGCAATTGAAAAAGAACTTCGGCAAGGAGTATATGGGCATTGAACGTTCAACTTTTCTGATTGATAAGTCTGGTAAGGTAGTCAAAGAATGGCGTAAAGTAAAAGTCAAAGGCCACGTCGAAGAAGCGCTTGAAACTCTTCGCGACCTCGAAAAATAA
- a CDS encoding glutamate-1-semialdehyde 2,1-aminomutase, producing MDFSNSELLHKEALEHIVGGVNSPSRSYKAVGGGSPVAMDHAKGAYFWDVDGNKYIDYLAAYGPIITGHAHPHITDAIVKAAETGVLYGTPTKHEVKFAKMLKEAIPSMDKVRFTNSGTESVMSTIRVARAYTGRDKIIKFAGCYHGHSDLVLVAAGSGPSTLGTPDSAGVPKSIAQEVITVPFNDIESFKEALDKWGNEIAGVLVEPIVGNFGIVEPSPGFLEEVISLSHEAGSLVIFDEVITAFRFMYGGAQDFLGIQPDLTALGKIIGGGLPIGAYGGKKEIMETVAPLGPAYQAGTMAGNPASMLSGIACLEVLKEEGLYEELDRLGKILEEGILKAAHQYNVPITINRLKGALTIYFTTEKIENYEQAENTDGEMFAKFFKLMLNQGINLAPSKYEAWFLTIAHTDDDIAYTLKAVEHAFKNLL from the coding sequence TTGGATTTTAGTAATTCGGAGCTTTTACATAAAGAGGCATTGGAACATATCGTTGGCGGGGTTAACAGCCCATCCCGTTCTTACAAAGCCGTAGGCGGCGGTTCACCAGTTGCGATGGATCATGCCAAAGGGGCTTATTTCTGGGATGTCGACGGCAATAAATATATCGATTATTTAGCTGCATATGGCCCGATCATTACAGGGCATGCGCATCCACATATCACGGATGCTATCGTTAAAGCAGCAGAAACGGGCGTTTTATACGGCACCCCGACAAAACATGAAGTGAAATTTGCCAAAATGTTGAAAGAAGCCATACCATCCATGGATAAAGTCCGCTTCACCAATTCAGGCACCGAATCAGTCATGTCCACAATCCGTGTTGCCCGCGCTTACACAGGACGCGATAAGATCATCAAGTTTGCAGGCTGTTACCACGGACACTCCGACCTTGTTCTCGTCGCTGCAGGTTCCGGCCCGTCCACTCTAGGAACACCGGACTCTGCCGGTGTTCCAAAAAGCATCGCACAAGAAGTCATCACGGTACCTTTCAATGATATCGAGTCATTTAAAGAAGCGCTTGATAAATGGGGCAATGAAATTGCAGGCGTGCTTGTTGAACCGATCGTCGGCAACTTTGGAATCGTGGAACCAAGCCCTGGCTTCTTGGAAGAAGTCATTTCATTATCTCACGAAGCCGGATCACTCGTCATTTTCGACGAGGTCATCACAGCGTTCCGCTTCATGTATGGAGGGGCACAGGACTTCTTGGGAATTCAACCCGATTTGACCGCGCTTGGAAAAATCATCGGGGGCGGGCTTCCTATTGGTGCCTATGGCGGTAAAAAAGAAATCATGGAAACTGTCGCCCCGCTAGGACCAGCTTATCAAGCAGGTACGATGGCAGGAAATCCTGCTTCCATGCTTTCCGGGATAGCTTGCTTAGAAGTACTTAAAGAAGAGGGTCTGTACGAAGAGCTTGACCGGCTGGGAAAAATCCTTGAAGAAGGTATCCTGAAAGCGGCTCACCAATATAATGTCCCGATCACCATCAACCGTCTTAAAGGGGCATTGACGATCTATTTCACGACAGAAAAAATTGAAAACTATGAGCAGGCGGAAAATACGGATGGCGAAATGTTCGCTAAGTTCTTCAAACTCATGCTCAATCAGGGAATCAATTTGGCACCATCCAAATACGAAGCCTGGTTCTTGACAATTGCTCACACGGATGATGATATCGCTTATACTCTAAAAGCGGTTGAACATGCATTCAAAAACCTATTATAA
- a CDS encoding aminopeptidase, giving the protein MKDERITKLAARLIHHSIQLQPKERILIRGHINTKPLLKELIDEIYRVGAYPYVELEDDEISRHLLQGNVKEQLDISSQWALKKYRDIDAVIIITGEENDVEMTDVPIERHRLQGEAMKSPTLFYVNNRRWVLLNYPTNASAHKAGMTFDRYQDFLLNVCTMDYGKMEASLKPLKQLMERTDKVRIVSPGTDLTFSIKDMPAIICAGKKNLPDGEVFTAPIKDSLNGRIAFNTPTTYEGITFSEIELNFKKGKIIKATSNRDSEMNQILNIDEGSRFIGEFAIGINPYILEPMDDILFDEKISGSLHLALGLAYEEADNGNRSSIHWDMVLIQRPEYGGGDIYFDDVLIRRDGVFILPELHALNPNSLKLSLF; this is encoded by the coding sequence ATGAAGGATGAGCGAATAACGAAGCTTGCAGCCAGGCTGATTCATCATTCGATACAATTACAGCCAAAAGAGAGAATCCTCATACGGGGGCATATCAACACGAAACCATTATTGAAAGAACTGATTGATGAAATATACAGAGTTGGTGCTTATCCATATGTAGAACTCGAAGACGATGAGATAAGCCGCCACCTGTTACAAGGGAATGTGAAGGAACAACTTGACATATCTTCGCAATGGGCCTTGAAGAAATATAGGGATATCGATGCAGTCATCATCATCACAGGGGAAGAAAACGATGTGGAAATGACTGATGTTCCCATCGAGAGGCACCGTCTTCAAGGGGAGGCAATGAAATCCCCCACTCTTTTCTATGTAAACAACCGACGTTGGGTCTTGCTTAATTATCCCACCAACGCATCCGCGCATAAAGCCGGCATGACCTTCGATAGGTACCAAGACTTCCTTTTGAACGTATGCACCATGGATTACGGGAAAATGGAGGCGTCCTTGAAACCGTTAAAACAATTGATGGAACGAACTGACAAAGTCAGGATCGTTTCACCTGGGACAGATTTGACCTTTTCCATCAAAGATATGCCTGCCATCATATGTGCCGGAAAAAAGAATTTACCGGATGGAGAAGTTTTTACGGCACCCATAAAAGATAGTCTCAATGGAAGGATAGCCTTCAACACACCAACAACCTATGAAGGAATCACCTTTAGTGAAATAGAATTAAACTTTAAAAAGGGAAAAATCATTAAAGCGACATCCAATCGTGACTCTGAAATGAACCAAATTCTTAATATTGATGAGGGGTCCCGGTTTATCGGGGAGTTTGCAATTGGAATCAATCCATACATATTGGAACCTATGGACGATATCTTGTTCGATGAGAAAATAAGCGGGAGTCTGCACTTGGCTCTTGGACTTGCCTATGAAGAAGCTGATAATGGAAACCGTTCATCGATACATTGGGATATGGTCTTGATCCAGCGTCCCGAATATGGTGGTGGTGACATCTATTTTGACGACGTCCTGATCAGAAGGGATGGCGTTTTCATTTTGCCGGAATTACATGCATTAAACCCAAATTCTTTAAAATTAAGCCTTTTTTAA